GCGAACTTTTCAATCAGCCCTCGTATGAGTGGTAGGTAACTCTTTATAAATTACTGCAACTTTAGTGTACATGTGAAATTTGATAAAAGATTAAAATTCAGATTATAATAACATGGgtaggcctttgcccagcagcgGGACACAATttagactacttaaaaaaaatgtgggtAACATTGCATGATTATTGATTATACAATAAAATCTTGATAATCCCGCACTTTGATAGTCTAGttaaattacacaattttattctttttataaatatacatatcgtcactacttttaagttaaaacgcagtaagtctatatgcatttcatacataaataaataaaaaataaaataaaaatagtttatttgccaaaaagtgTTACAAAAGCTTTTTACCTTCGACCaccacactaggctaggcctgtctcgtggagtcagtacaaacattaccatttacatattacatttacTTTTCCTACGCTGAAGAACAATTCTAAAGACTATGACTAAAGCTAACCAGACTTAACAAGGgttacatacttactacaatttccttttcattgacagacgaagatacaagtttttttaaaagtagtgacaataTTGTGGATTTGCTCAAATCTCCAGTAAATCAAATTGTCTTGACATCAGGTTTTGGAGAGCCAGCTTAAGAAAGTCAACATAAGTGTCAGACTAGTGACATTTTACATGATAAAACTAAAATGAATGAACCTATATTtagaaattaattataaaagctTACTTGTTGGGACAATGCAGGAGAACAGCTTCTGGGAACTTGGTGAAATGCACAGTGAGGTTCCACGGCAGCTGAGGGTCATTCCCACAGAAGAGATCAAACAAAAACCCTATTGGATAGTGCCACTTGAGAGGCTGTCCATTGAAATCTAACCACATCTCATTATCTGAATTTTCTTGAGATATATATCTTAGAAAATGTCTTTTCATCTGGAAATATACATTTACACTCTGAATCACACAAATGTAACAcccaaaaatatatgtttatacTTAATTCTATTGTTAGACAGGAAAACATGTTGGTGTAGAACGATATAAACTTAACGTATTAGTATTAAAAGAACATTTTACCTTATCAGTGACCAAAGGAAAATAACTTAATCTTGGAACCATTACATAGAACGGATCGGGCTGCTGGATTTCCATTATTTCTTCTTGATGTAATTGAAAGCATATTGGTAACTTTCCGTCCCATATTTCACGCAATACTTCTCTGTCATTCGCCATTACAAAATTGACACAAAGCAGCTAACGAcgcatttaaataaattaaattataagtcCTCTTATCACAACGAAAAGAAATCCTTTCAATTTTTTATTCTGCAACTCGAGCAGTGTTGTCACATACAATTTGAACAAAATGGTAGACCAGGGTGAAAAAATAGGTAGAAACTGGTAGAATTAGAAACGAaaaataggtagatctacctgtTTTAATACCATCTAAGGTAAGTCCAgttttaatgattaaaaatgCTCCTAAaccattaaaaatatatttattggtttacttggtgagttctttatggtgtttatacatgtttttgttaaaatattttaaacacaagcTAACGTCTCCGAGAGCTGCCACTGTCAGGCTGTCAGAAGTGTCAGTGTCATGTCATTGTCAAATGacactgtcactgtcactaccaggctgtcagtgtcaaaactgtcaaacatCAAGACTTTCAAGCTGACAGCCACAGATTATTCACTAAACACGTTCCGATTTAAGTAAAATGCTGTAATTATAAGACAGGTAAAACTTAATTTCGTAACACGCATGGAGAATTTTCTACAATAGTAATATTTCAGAAAATAGGTAGATTTAGGACCGAAATAGGTAGACAGGTAGACGGGAGGCaaaataggtagatctacctataaATAGGTAGATGTGACAACACTGAACTCGAGCTCGATGTCTCTCTACTCCTTCTGTCATCCAATTTCGGCTGTCAATGTTCAAGGCTGTTCGGGACACAGATACAAGAAGTTTAGAAATCGCAAAATCTGGGTTTTTATTGTCTACATGTTGGCGCAAATGTGTTTTTCCTACATACAATTTGTCAGGATAATCTCTTCCTTCCTATTCttgcaatttttactttatctaTGGTCTACAATGTTGCCAGTTATAGTGAATGGAAAAGATTGAACGGATTGAACAGGAAAATTCATCATAACATCATAAATAATGAAATGATCTATAAGTTAATGAGaaactttcaatatatttgaaacAATTTTGTGGTCTATATATGGAAAATTTAAACCATTTTGAGGCTGTTTATGGGAAAACAGttaaacaaattatttacattGGCAACAAAAATATATGTCACCTGGCGCCATTTTCATTTTCACGTGTTTATTCGCGTAAGCACGTGTGTAATTATTTAaggtttttttgttttggtattcTTTCTAATCTTGTAAATAGGTAAATCAGAAGTAATTCATAATATTGTGAGAACGGCTCGACGTCGTATTTGGTAAGAGGCGAAAACCTCTTGACACGCGTTTTTGTTTACTAAGAAACTACGCGTAAAATAGAAAACCACCATGGGTAAGAAGAGAAAACTTAATGATAAAGACAATGAGTTCGAGTATGACCCAGTTCCACGACATTTAGTCACATCTCATATCAAGAAACAGGAAAAACGTTTAATAGTGATATTAGAAGGCGCTCAGTTGGAAACAGTGAAGGTAAGGTTAGTTCCATTCTGATGTTTACCTAACTTTGTCGACGAATGAGACAAGTTTAAGTGATATGGTATGTATAATggatatatattataaaatttcaGGCTGGGAATAGTTTTGAGCTGTTAAACTGCGATGACCATGCAAACATTCTTCGTAAGAATGACCGCGACCCAGGCTCATGTCGGCCTGACATCACGCACCAGTCCCTCCTGATGTTGATGGACTCGCCTCTAAACCGGGCTGGTCTACTTCAAGTCTATATTCATACTGAAAAGAATGTGCTCATAGAAATTAATCCACAAACTCGGATACCGAGAACATTCAAGAGATTTGCTGGATTAATGGGTATGTATCACTCTGTTTACTTGCAAAATCTATTTTTCTGTCTAGTCTAGGTGAGTAGAATCCGACAAAGCTATGTACATTTAATACCTGCTGAAGCACTTCTCAAGCTAGAATTGTAAtcaaatttatgtataaaacgCTCTGCAATGTGCTGCACTGATAGCATGGTCgcatgataaatgataaaacattggTCCGtacctatcgcactatttgtaagtgcgggatggtttatcatttatcgcgtgaccatacttgcctgccacaACATATTAGAAGTTTAtgtttaatacaaaataaaactattacTGTACCTGTAGCGTGACA
This genomic stretch from Leguminivora glycinivorella isolate SPB_JAAS2020 chromosome Z, LegGlyc_1.1, whole genome shotgun sequence harbors:
- the LOC125241094 gene encoding LOW QUALITY PROTEIN: ribosomal RNA small subunit methyltransferase NEP1 (The sequence of the model RefSeq protein was modified relative to this genomic sequence to represent the inferred CDS: inserted 2 bases in 1 codon), whose amino-acid sequence is MGKKRKLNDKDNEFEYDPVPRHLVTSHIKKQEKRLIVILEGAQLETVKAGNSFELLNCDDHANILRKNDRDPGSCRPDITHQSLLMLMDSPLNRAGLLQVYIHTEKNVLIEINPQTRIPRTFKRFAGLMVQLLHKFAIRASDGPMKLLKVIKNPVTAHLPVGVKKITMSFSSKTVQSCRELVPNDEXPIVLIVGAMAHGKVEVDYAEDVISVSNYPLSAALTCAKLCSAFEEVWGVV